Within the Pseudomonas oryzae genome, the region CCCTTGGCGTGGGGCAGGAACAGGCTCATGCCGCTGCCGGCTTCGGCGCGGATGTCCTCGACGCGCAGACGGCTCAGCTCGTCGCTGCGAAAGCCGCGCCAGAAGCCGATCAGCAGCAGCGCGGCATCGCGCCGGCAGCGCAGCAGGTTGGCGCGCTCGCCGCGCAGGGCGGCGTCGATCGCCTCGCGCTCCAGCCATTTCACCGCCTGCTCGAGATGCTGCAACTGCAGCGGCGCGGCCTGTCTGGGTTGCGCCGGGTGCAGGGCGCGGATGCCCTTGAGCACCTGGCGCACCGCCGGCGCCTTGGTCGGATCGGGAAAGCCCTGGCTGAGGTGCCACTGCGCCAGCGCCGCCAGCCGCTGCTTGAGGGTGCTGTAGGCCAGCGTGCCGGCGTGGGCGGCCAGGTAGCGCAGGATGCTCTCGCTGCTCGCCGGCAGGAAGCCGCCCCAGCTCACCTCGAAGTGCTCGATGGCCGACTGATAGCTGCGCCGGGTGTTCTCCCGCGTGCCGGCCTGTATGTAGCGCTCGACCTCGTTCATCGCCCCGTTCCCGCGGCAAACGTACCGAAAGGCAGCTTTCGGCGGACTGTTTGCGCCTTCCGATTGGATAATTCCTGATTATCTTATCAGAAGATCTGCGGATAAACGGCGTTCGTTAGCTGGATATTCAGTACGTAAATACATAGTATGTAAAACAGTACGAAATCGTCGGAGCACGACCATGGCCCGAGGCGGGATCAACAAGGCGCTGGTGCAGCAGGCACGCCGCGCGCTGCTGCAGCGCGGCGAGCACCCGAGCATCGATGCGGTACGTATCGAGCTGGGCAATACCGGCTCCAAGTCGACCATCCATCGCTATCTCAAGGAGCTGGAGGAGGCCGAAGCGGGGCAGGACAGCGCGCCCAAGGCGCTAAGCACCCGGCTGGCGGAGCTGGTCGGCGAGCTGGCGGCGCAGCTGGAGGAGGAGGCGCAGGCCGCGGTGGCCGCCGACCGCGAGGCCCTGGCGCAGGAGCGCATCGGCTATCTGCAGCGCCTGGAGCAGGCCGAGGCGCGTATCCGCCAGCTGGAAGGCGAGGGCGCCAGCCTGTCCGCAGCATTGCAGGAAACCCGCGACAGGCTGCATGCGGAACAGCAGCAGCTGCAGCAGGCGCGCATCGACGTCGCCCGCCTGCAACAGCTCGAGCTGGACCTCGGCCAGCGTCTGGTCGACCGCGACGCGCAGCTGCAGTCGCTGGAAGACAAGCACCGCCACGCCCGCGAGGCGCTTGAGCACTACCGCCAGGCCAGCCGGGAACAGCGCGAGCAGGAACAGCGCCGCCACGAGGCGCAGGTGCAGCAGCTGCAGATGGAGAACCGCCAGCTGCAGCAGAGCCTGATCGTCAGGCAGGACGAACTGACCCGCCTCAACCGCGACAACGAGCGGCTGGCCACCGAAGGCGGGCAACTGCGCCGGGAGCAGGTCGCGCAGCGCGAAGCCGTTGCCCGGCAGAGCGAGGAACTCGCCAGCCTGAACGGCCGTCTCAGCCTGGCGCTGTCGGCCCGCGAAGGGCTGCAGGCGCGCAGCGAGGCCCTGCAGGCGGAAGTGGAACGTCTGGCGCAGGCGCTGGCCGCGCAGGATCGGCAGACCGAGGCGCTGCAGGCCAGCCTGAGCGAGATGGCCGGGCATCTGAGCCGACTGCACCAGCCGCCGGCGCCGGAGGCCGCGGATCCGCCAGGCGAAGGCAGCGCAGCGCAAGCGGATGCCGCGGGCGAAAACGTCCCGGGAAACCCGATACCATGACGCCGCACCTCCCAATGGCCCGACCTGGAACAGTCGCATGCTGGCTGCGCTGAAACGCTACAAACTCCTGATCTCCGGCACTCTGGCGCGCTGCTTCCCGCGTACCACCGCCTACCTGCGCGCCGAAGGCGAGGCGGCGTTGCTGCATCGCACGCCCCGGGAGCGGTCGCAGGCGGAGCCATCGTGCCCGGCCAAGACCAGGAGCAAGCCGGCCAGCGCCGACAAGAAAGCCGCCAAGGCCAAGCCGGCCAACAGCACCAGGAAGACGGCCAGCTCACGCCGCCAATCCGGGCCGCGGGCCAGCGCCGGTATCTACGGCCCGGCACCGCTGGCGGTCGATGACGCGCAGGTCAGCGCCATGCGCGAGCGTGTCGCCCAGGCGGTGGCGGCCGGGGTGCTGCGCGCGCCCTCCGAGGAGCAGTGGGCGATGATCCTCGGCCGCCAGCCGGTCACGCGCATCTTCGCCGGCGCCGGCTCGGGCAAGTCGACCACCCTGGTGCTGCGCGTGGTGTTCATGCTCTGCCACCTGGGCATCCGCCCCGAGCGGCTGACGGTGATCTCCTTCACCAACGCCTCCTGCTCCGAGCTGCGCGAGCAGCTGAGCCGGGTGCTGGGCTTCTGGCAGTACCCCTTCGACGCCCGTCAGGCACGCGACTGCGTGCGCACCTTCCACTCGGCGATGGCCGCGCTGGCCCGCCAGCAGCTGGGCGATCCCGTGTGGTTCGAGCAGCTGGACGACAAGGGCGCCTCGGCCGACGAGCCGGACAACCCGCTGGGCGGCGGCCGTCTGCGCCTGGCCCAGCAGCGCCTGCTCAAGCAGGCCTACCAGCGTTGCTATGCCGAGGAGGCGGAGTTCGCCGGGCAGGTCCACACGATGCTCGGCCTGCCACCGCCGGGCGCCGGCAAGCGTGGCCGGGCGCCGCTGGAGGGCCTGCGCTTGGCCGGCGAGTTCGCCGCCGTGCCGCTGTTCGAGGCCTTCCATGCCCAGGCGGGGTTCATCGAGAGCATCGGCCTG harbors:
- a CDS encoding site-specific integrase, with the translated sequence MNEVERYIQAGTRENTRRSYQSAIEHFEVSWGGFLPASSESILRYLAAHAGTLAYSTLKQRLAALAQWHLSQGFPDPTKAPAVRQVLKGIRALHPAQPRQAAPLQLQHLEQAVKWLEREAIDAALRGERANLLRCRRDAALLLIGFWRGFRSDELSRLRVEDIRAEAGSGMSLFLPHAKGDRAHRGTTYQAPALARLCPVEAYLNWLSASGLQQGPVFRRIDRWGNLGEDGLHAGSLIALLRQILGRAGIAAGAYSSHSLRRGFATWATRNGWDLKALMSYVGWKDASSALRYIDPAISFGGLALRPAEPARALAAPGDDER
- a CDS encoding DNA-binding protein; this encodes MARGGINKALVQQARRALLQRGEHPSIDAVRIELGNTGSKSTIHRYLKELEEAEAGQDSAPKALSTRLAELVGELAAQLEEEAQAAVAADREALAQERIGYLQRLEQAEARIRQLEGEGASLSAALQETRDRLHAEQQQLQQARIDVARLQQLELDLGQRLVDRDAQLQSLEDKHRHAREALEHYRQASREQREQEQRRHEAQVQQLQMENRQLQQSLIVRQDELTRLNRDNERLATEGGQLRREQVAQREAVARQSEELASLNGRLSLALSAREGLQARSEALQAEVERLAQALAAQDRQTEALQASLSEMAGHLSRLHQPPAPEAADPPGEGSAAQADAAGENVPGNPIP